From the genome of Triticum aestivum cultivar Chinese Spring chromosome 1A, IWGSC CS RefSeq v2.1, whole genome shotgun sequence:
CAACcataatataatactccctccgtcccaaaataagtgtcttaaccttagtacaactttgtactaaagctagtacaaagttgagacacttattttgggacggagggaatacttgaACAGTCCACTGCAAACATCTTATATTTGAACTTAGAAGCAATAATTTCACATCTATAGTCATCATGGCAGTTAAAAATATGGCATAACTACTTAGTGGTTGGAATCTCCAAGGAGCGGACACACAAAAAAAAAAAATCTGAGGATCAGCAGTTTCTTCAGTACCAAGGCATTGGTAAGTGGATCCTCAAACAAATAAAATCATCCCGACATATTCCTGCAAAGCTGAGTTTTTGCTTACCAAGGGTTATCTTTCCACTGTCTCCATGCCAAGCTATTGTCCACCCACCGCACTGATATCCAATATTGTCAGCATGTGTCCCTGCAACGAGTATTCTTTTTGCATTTTTTGCCAATGGAAGGAAATTCTGCTTCTTGCCATTTTTCAGAAGTACCAAAGACTTTCGAACAGCCTCACGTGCCAGCAGCCGATGCTCCTGAAAGGTAAACAATTTAGCACATCGTATATGGTCACCAATATGTGAGACGATAGAAGCAGAAGAAAAAATCTAACAATTTCACAGTAACAGCGAAAACATAGGTAGGCGAACATGCATGCTACCTTACAACCAACTACATCTAGTAGAGACGGATCTGAAAATGGATGCTCAAACACTCCAGATATGAACTTAACCCTTAGAATCCTCTCAACAGCATCATCAATTCGTGACATTGGTATCTCCCCTGTCTCCACCAAGAACACAAGATCTTCCAAGAATTTCTCAAATCTGTGAGGTATCATAATCTGTAGACTGATCAGAAAATACAAAAGAACGAGTCGCTTGAGAATATATCTTAAATGACCACATGATAACCAATACCATATCCATCCCAGCATTAACTGATTGCGCGACGCAATAGCGATAATCAGACCCTCGAGGCTCACAAAGCCTGTCAATACCCTCCCAGTCTGACACCACAAACCCCTGAAACACATGATGTCATGTTCACAAAATCATTCTTACTATTCAGAGCCGAGGTTTGCATGAATACAACAATAAAAACAACATAGGCTCTACTACCTCGAAGCCTAACTTGCCCTTTAGAACATCCGTGAGCAAATGGCGGCTGGCATGTAACGGCTCCCCGTTCCACTGAGAGTAGGATGCCATGACTGTCGCCACCCCTTGAGCTATGCAATCAGGGTATGGTTTCGTGTGGATCCTCTCCAAATCCTCCGTCGAGCAAATGGCATTCCCCTCATTGACCCCCTTGTCAGTGCCACCATCCCCTACGAAATGCTTGGCACAAGCAAGCACATTGTCCCTGCAAATCACACAGACCCATTTCAACAAACGGGTTGCGGGCAATATACGGAAATCACACTACTAAATCTCACCACTGGAATTACCTGACCGAAGCGAGGAACGGGTAACCGTGAGGGTGGTCTGCCGGTGTCTGGCCCTGCAGGCCAGTGACAATCGTGGTCAACGAGCGCACGATCTCCGGGTCCTCGCTGTAGCTCTCGTAGCATCTCCCCCACCTCGGATCCCTACAGACCTGTACACCGTCCACCAGACCAAACGCACATCAGAAGGACACCCCAAACAGATACCACCGGTTGATTCGGATGCTCTTTTTGTACTATTTGAATTTTTACTCACGGCGACGCAGGGTGCGAAGGCCCAGTGGATGCCGGTGGCGCGGACCTCGAGCGCCGTCGCCTCGCCGATCTTCCGCACGAGCTCCGCATCCCTGGAAGGAAGGAAGTCAACGCGGTGCGGTTCGTAAGCTCCTTTTTTTTTATCCAAAGGAGGCCTAAAACAGAGCGCGGCGAGTGCGGCGGCGTGGTCAACGGGCGTCATGTACAGTGAGAGGTGAGCGAGTGGGTACCTGGAGGCCCCGAGGCCGACGTTGTGGGGGAAGACGGTGGCGCCGAAGACGTTGTTGTGGCCGTGGACGGCGTCGGTGCCGTAGAGGATGGGGACGGCGAGGCGGGAGGAGAGGGCGAGGCGCTGCATGTCGTCGACCATGCGGGCCCAGTCGGCCGGGGAGGCGCGGTCGTGGGGCGCGCTGCCGCCGGCGTTGAGGACGCTGCCAGCGGCGAGCTCCGCGAGGGCGCGGGGCGACACCACGGTGCGCTCGATCTGGGCCATCTGGGCCGCCTTCTCCCGCAGCGTCATGCGGCCCAGCAGGTCGCGCACCCGAGCCTCCACCGGCGCCGACGCGTCCTTGTACAGCGGCCGCTCGCCTTGCGCCGCCGCCATGCGGACAAGCAGAGGCGAGGCGAGTGGACTGTGGGAGAAGGGGAGATAGATCGGGCTGGCGAGGAAAACGAGGCTCACTGTCTCACTGTCACTCGCGCCACTTACAGATAGCAGGTGGTTCAAATGCACGGGCCTTTCCAGGAGAGAATATTTGGCGGAAACCAAGTTGCAATGGTAAAATATCAAGTTCGAAAGTTTAGGAGGGTGATATTCTATTAGCATGTGAAATTTCAAGTTCAAACATAAATTCATTACAAGAGACATGCAAAAAAATCCACAATAAATAATGACACTTACCGCTCGGCACTATTTATTATATTAAATTTCTTATGTTAATACCTGTTTGAACTTGGAATTTCACGTGTTAATAGAATAACACCTTCTTAACATatactatttttttagaattttttgaaactttgAAAAATAGTTTTCATGTGTTTTAATGTGTTTGATTTCGGTATGATATTCTCTCTTATGTTGGTGTGCTAGGCTGAGCCAGGTGTCGAATTTTCCCATTTGAAAAAAGTGAATAAGCATTAAGCATTGCAAGCGAAAAAAATGCAAGTAAACTCTTTTTTAAATAGTCACGAGGAGTAAATCCTTATGTGAATATTTTTCATTTGCCGTTGCCTATGAGGCATTGCAGCCTCTACAAAGAGATGTTCAAATGAACCGGAGCTCACGGGGATTACAGGAGAAAAGTCAAAAGATACACACGCATGCAGAGGAAAAAAAAACAAGGGGTCACTCCGAGAACCTTTGAAGACACATGTATTGCCGGTGTAATCAAACTGCTTCGGTCAGCCGAGACATACCGAAAGGCAACACACATCAGAGACTGCACTACCTCACGACACATGTGTTGCTGGTGTGGCTGAAAGGTCATGCGCGGTTGAGATGACACCAAGACGCATGTGCGCCACCGTCGGGCGACAAGGGCATCACAAGGCAAAGACACACCGGTAGAGCACTCTCGCATGGAGCACCCTCACCGCACATAAGAGTCATCGTCGTAGTCAAAAGGAATACACCACCAAATGCAACCCCAACCCCACCTAGGTCTGATTTAACCGTAGAGCGGGCTAACTGAGAGCCCGTGGATAGACCTTCCACGTCAGAAACGCCATAGAACTTGGACATCGATCCAACTTATGAGCCTAATAACAACACACGAGGatccaccaccaccactgccatgGCTTGCTCCACATCGGAAAGAAGACCACCCGCATGGCCGCCATCTGCAAATCCATGAGGCTCAGCAGCACAAACGGAACATCATCCTCTGTCACTAATAACAAGACATTGGTCGCTTAACGATACATCTCAAATGTAtttatattttttgtttgtttcatgctaGTGTTATATTATATTTGCATAATATCGGCAtcatttttaatcatttttctgaACTAACATATTAATTCAGTTCCCAGAGCCAGTTACTGTTTCCTGTTTTTTTGAACTATTTCAGAAAATCAATTTTTGGGGACGAAAAAAATCAGGAAAAGTTACACCAATAAGTTCCATATCAAGAAGCTTGCAAAGGGAACCGGAGCCACGGAAAGAGACCCTGATTACCTTGGATCCAGTTTTGGACGTAGATAGTTTTTTTTTACCTGGAGTGACCCTAGGTTATCGAACCTGCGGAAGTGATGCTTAATTAGCAAGGTGATTTCTGCAAGAACTTGTTACTAAAAGAGTTGTAGTTTCCCTGGCCAAATCACACATGTTGTAAGAAGAAACAATAATAATGAAATGGGCCAGGGCTTAAGGTTTTACCTACAGCCATAGTCACGCTCGAAATCCTATCAAGATAAACAATATGCCATTGATAAAGATTCTAAAAAAATGCCACTTATTAACATGTCTATATGGGCGATCCGTCCAAATAACCCGACGACCGACTAT
Proteins encoded in this window:
- the LOC123058354 gene encoding beta-glucosidase BoGH3B, whose protein sequence is MAAAQGERPLYKDASAPVEARVRDLLGRMTLREKAAQMAQIERTVVSPRALAELAAGSVLNAGGSAPHDRASPADWARMVDDMQRLALSSRLAVPILYGTDAVHGHNNVFGATVFPHNVGLGASRDAELVRKIGEATALEVRATGIHWAFAPCVAVCRDPRWGRCYESYSEDPEIVRSLTTIVTGLQGQTPADHPHGYPFLASVRDNVLACAKHFVGDGGTDKGVNEGNAICSTEDLERIHTKPYPDCIAQGVATVMASYSQWNGEPLHASRHLLTDVLKGKLGFEGFVVSDWEGIDRLCEPRGSDYRYCVAQSVNAGMDMIMIPHRFEKFLEDLVFLVETGEIPMSRIDDAVERILRVKFISGVFEHPFSDPSLLDVVGCKEHRLLAREAVRKSLVLLKNGKKQNFLPLAKNAKRILVAGTHADNIGYQCGGWTIAWHGDSGKITLGTSILEAIQESVSVETEVVYEECPTEAIIESGEFSYAIVAVGEVPYAEGLGDRTGLSIPFNGSDLITRVASKVPTLVVVVSGRPLVIEPQVLEKIDALVAAWLPGSEGMGITDCLFGDHDFVGTLPVSWFRSSDQLPINVGDANYDPLFPFGYGLKMFRSDEGLA